The DNA sequence GTCGCCGACGCTGAAGGCAAGCACCGACGCGATGATGAACGGCACGATATAGACGTCCATCGCCAGCACGTGCTGGAGGCCGAGCAGGGCGGCCTTGCCCAGGGGCAACGGATCGTCCGGCTGGGCGATCAAACTGATTTCTGGCGCAACGCGTTCCATGATGTCCCCTCTGGAAATCCCCGGCCGATCATGGGATCAGTCGGCGGCAAAGGACAGCGGCGGAAATGTTTGCCAACTGTTTTCTTCTAGGCCACGCATTGGCAGCCCCGCCCGCCAGCAGCACCGGAGCGACGATATGACGGCAGATCCTTTCACGCTGCTCGGCACCGCCTTCCATACGCCTGAGCGCGGCAGGCTGGAGGTGCTGGAGGAGCACCTGTTCTGCGTCGACGCACAGGGGCGCATCGCCGAGATCCAGGCGCCCGGCCACCCGGAATACACGGCCACGATAAGCGATGCTCGCCGGGCGGGCAGGCTGGTGGAACTTGGCGAGGGGCAGTTCCTGCTGCCGGGGCTCGTCGACCTGCACATCCATGCGCCGCAATGGCCGCAGATGGGCAAGGCGCTGGACGTGCCGCTCGAAGTCTGGCTGCGGAAATACACTTTCCCGCTCGAGGCCCGCTATGCGGATTTGGACTATGCTCGTGCGGTCTATGCTGATCTGGTCGACAATCTGCTCGCCAACGGCACCACCACCGCGCTCTATTTCGCCACCGTCCATGTCGAGGCGAGCGTGGCGCTCGCCGAGACATGTCTTGAGAAAGGCCAGCGTGCCCTGGTCGGCAAGGTGGTGATGGACGACCCCGAACAGTGTCCGCCCTTCTATCGCGATGCCGATGCGGCAAGCGCTGTTTCGGATACCAGGCGCTTCATCGAGGCCGTCATGTCATTGGATCCGGGCGAGAGGCCGCTTGTCCAGCCGGTGATCACGCCGCGCTTCATTCCAAGCTGCACCGACGCGGCCTTGCAGGGGCTGGGCGAACTCGCGGAAGAGTTCGGCTGCCACGTGCAGACCCATTGCTCCGAAAGCGATTGGGCAAAGCAGTTCGTGGAAGCGCGCTTCGGCCAAACGGATGCGGCAAGCCTCGATGGTTTCGGCCTGCTCACCCGTCATACGATCCTGGCGCATTCGAACTTCATCGATGGGCAGGACATGGACCTGATCAAGGAGAAGGGCGCCGGCGTCGCTCATTGCCCGCTGTCCAACGTCTACTTCGCCAATGCAGTGTTTCCGCTTCGCGAGGCGCTCGACCGGCACATGCATGTCGGGCTCGGCACCGATATTTCAGGCGGCTACAGCCCATCGCTGTTCGACGGTTGCCGGAACGCGCTGTCGGCCTCGAGAACATTGCAGAGCGGCGTGCATGCCGGCCTGCCGGCAAAGGAGCGCGGCGCGCCCGGCGAGCCGATCACGCATCAGGAAGCGTTCTGGCTGGCGACCGCGGGAGGCGCGGAAGCGCTCGACCTGCCGACCGGCAGTTTTCGCGTCGGACACGAATTCGACGCGCTGCTGATCGACACCAAAGCGAGCGCCTCGAACATCCATGTCAACGGCGCCGACGATACGCTCGACGACGTCTTTCAGAAGATCGTGCTCAATGCGGCACGGGCCAATATTGCCACTGTTTGGGTCGGAGGCCGGGCGGTGGTCGGCTGTAGCTAAGCTACGCTCACTTGTAGTGGCCTCGCCTGCGCGAA is a window from the Mesorhizobium australicum WSM2073 genome containing:
- the guaD gene encoding guanine deaminase; the encoded protein is MTADPFTLLGTAFHTPERGRLEVLEEHLFCVDAQGRIAEIQAPGHPEYTATISDARRAGRLVELGEGQFLLPGLVDLHIHAPQWPQMGKALDVPLEVWLRKYTFPLEARYADLDYARAVYADLVDNLLANGTTTALYFATVHVEASVALAETCLEKGQRALVGKVVMDDPEQCPPFYRDADAASAVSDTRRFIEAVMSLDPGERPLVQPVITPRFIPSCTDAALQGLGELAEEFGCHVQTHCSESDWAKQFVEARFGQTDAASLDGFGLLTRHTILAHSNFIDGQDMDLIKEKGAGVAHCPLSNVYFANAVFPLREALDRHMHVGLGTDISGGYSPSLFDGCRNALSASRTLQSGVHAGLPAKERGAPGEPITHQEAFWLATAGGAEALDLPTGSFRVGHEFDALLIDTKASASNIHVNGADDTLDDVFQKIVLNAARANIATVWVGGRAVVGCS